The genomic segment TAATAAAGTTTCTTGCCATACAGTCTAATTAGTTTTATCTCTATATTGTTATACctgcatttttaaattagtgtTTGCCTTGAATATCTTTTCAATTCCTTCtagtcattaaaattttttttaagtatagtttttaaatggcaaacagctgaaatttgtttttaactcaCTGTGAGAGCGTCTGTCTTTTAATAGAATGAAATTAccctttttgtgtttattttggtttctcaCGTCTGATTATCCTATTTGTGTTTCCCAattatcattctttcttttttctttatccctttGCCACCTTTGTTGGATTGAGGATTTTTCCCCCTTTACTTTTCATCCTCTTTTGTGGCAAAGGagttatatatcttattttaatttttatagtagTTATACTcatattttaatacatgcatttatcttgtattttttctaataacAGAGATATTCTGTGTCCTTTTGTCTTCTCAATCGTGAGAAAAATTTAGCAtgatttgattttcttcctttttatatctCAGAAACTATGTAATTTACAATTTAAATTCCAGATTATTTTAAGTCACTGGGTCTTTTCACATTATATATCAATGATTAGACTTAACTATAAGTTTTGCTAGTATTACTCACCACTACTTCTTATATCCCACATATATATCCCCTTTCTTACAATCATTGTTTAATTTACTAGAATACACCCTcaaataattctttcaaaaagGGCATGTGGATATTTCTTTAGCTTGCTTGACTTTGAGAGCGCTTCAGTTTTTCCAGAAATCAGTCACCTGGAATAATTTCTGGCTCATCCAGTTCCAGGTTCCTCACTTGGTGTTTTACCTGTGAGGTGATTGCTGCTGCTCTTTGtccacctgggaggcagaaaggaAGGGGGAGTAAGTGTACCTGCTCTGCATCCAGTTCTTCCTAAATAATTCTGCCAAATATCCTGATGACTCTCTCTTGCCTCTTGGATTTAATTATTTGGGCTTGGAGTTGCTGTGAAATGTACATGTGTTCAAGTCAGAgttcttttgcatatattttgggctaaaatttttctgagttttgtttCTCTGCTGGGTGGGGGGGAAGCCATCTCAAAAACCTGCCCATCACCTGAGTGCTTCTGAGGGTCGCCAAGGAGGCATCTGCTTAAAAGGTACCTCATTGTGCTCATAGCAGCAGAGGGCTACTGTTCAGGTAGGATATGGCTTTGATGGATTGCGTCCAAAGCCAAACAGTCTCTTCTTTGCATAGTGGTCCTGTGTACTAGGGTGGTAAAGAGAATAATCGTcttccaaagatgtccatgtaCTAATCCGCACAACTTGAGACTATGTTAACTTACATGGCAAAAAGGACTTGGTAGGTGTCGTTAACCTAAGGATCATGATATAGAAACACTGGCTGCTCTGAAAAGCCATCTTTGCATTGTTCCTCGCCCGCTTCCTCGTCCGCTTCCTCGTCCGCCTCCGCCGCGCGCTTCCTCCGCCGCCGCGGACTCCGGCAGCTTTATCGCCAGAGTCCCTGAACTCTcgctttctttttaaatccccTGCATCGGATCACCGGCGTGCCCCACCATGTCAGACGCAGCCGTAGACACCAGCTCCGAAATCACCACCAAGGACttaaaggagaagaaggaagttGTGGAAGAGGCAGAAAATGGAAGAGACGCCCCTGCTAACGGGAATGCTAATGAGGAAAATGGGGAGCAAGAGGCTGACAATGAGGtagatgaagaagaggaagaaggtggggaggaagaggaggaggaagaagaaggtgatggtgaggaagaggatggagatgaagatgaggaagctgagtcaGCTACGGGCAAGCGGGCAgctgaagatgatgaggatgacgATGTTGATACCAAGAAGCAGAAGACCGACGAGGATGACTAgacagcaaaaaaggaaaagttaaactaaaaaaaaaaaggccgccGTGACCTATTCACCCTCCACTTCCCGTCTCAGAATCTAAACGTGGTCACCTTCGAGTAGAGAggcccccccccgcccccccaccgTGGGCAGTGCCACCCGCAGATGACACGCACTCTCCACCACCCAACCCAAACCATGAGAATTTGCAacaggggaggaaaaaagaaccaaaactTCCAAGGCTCtgcttttttcttaaaagtactttaaaaaggaaatttgtttgtattttttatttacattttatatttttgtacatattgtTAGGGTCAGACATTTTTAATGATCTCGGATGACCAAACCAGCCTTCGGAGCGTTCTCTGTCCTACTTCTGACTTTACTTGTGGTGTGACCATGTTCATTATaatctcaaaggagaaaaaaaaccttgtaaaaaaagcaaaaacgaCAACAGAAAAACAATCT from the Papio anubis isolate 15944 chromosome 8, Panubis1.0, whole genome shotgun sequence genome contains:
- the LOC101004570 gene encoding prothymosin alpha, with amino-acid sequence MSDAAVDTSSEITTKDLKEKKEVVEEAENGRDAPANGNANEENGEQEADNEVDEEEEEGGEEEEEEEEGDGEEEDGDEDEEAESATGKRAAEDDEDDDVDTKKQKTDEDD